From Drosophila yakuba strain Tai18E2 chromosome 2L, Prin_Dyak_Tai18E2_2.1, whole genome shotgun sequence, one genomic window encodes:
- the LOC6527323 gene encoding protein-glucosylgalactosylhydroxylysine glucosidase: protein MRKSIAFIGLVALLQSCWAEKPEAYLLKTHSLPSDLNFMPTLGNGHVGYTVLGDAIFMNGVYNGAGGNSKRARIPNWINISTEACDRFGCATGSDVENGTSYEMDLRDGYFRVLTTYRSLGISVEQRTYPHRFYNRALVYEVVANRLANRNAKINSPKYLRLTQFAGDSSDAFDFVVVNNGSSSSGDYRTLRGRTKVVEDEKFQPDPQEIFVLFSESLEQPLELQWPTWQDQLTHRVIITIDRKESVARKELQDVLQLSSINLLQQHTQSWNSFWDNEFSIEIKGDALELSQIVNAGIFYIVSSLPSLRTNQKNEPFYGLSPTGLGRGDLEADYQGHNFWDTEIWMLPVVTLFGLDYAKEVLGYRSRKLEAAKYHANATGYKGARFPWESAYTGAEVTNPCCPEVAEQEIHISPDISFALQRFFAQSNDSEWTCDTAWPITAEVADFLVSRATCDDSSNTCHLLNVMGPDEDHPNVNDNVYTNAVSKIALNFAEWLATHCGYASTESIEKWRKVSDGLVILRDESLNYHPEYEGYVRNTIIKQADAILLGYPLNFDRSSAHINDLRFYANVTRESGPAMTWSMFAANYIRNLQLTLANEYFERGYKSYVRPEFKVWSETPMGYDGSANFLTGIGGFLQALIFGYGGVDFGRTADDQFLMFIHITLTPPNVKEVFINSIPYGSAKCTLRFKNRESEIVCYDRIGKGFQMAQGQKRTILGRSFNLTRQKGDAPIEISFLR from the exons ATGCGGAAGAGTATTGCTTTCATCGGTTTAGTAGCACTTCTGCAGAGTTGCTGGGCTGAAAAGCCGGAAGCGTATCTCCTAAAAACACACAG TCTACCCTCGGACCTGAATTTCATGCCCACCCTGGGCAATGGCCACGTGGGATACACGGTGCTCGGAGACGCGATCTTCATGAACGGAGTCTACAACGGAGCCGGCGGAAACAGCAAGCGGGCTCGCATTCCCAACTGGATAAACATCAGCACGGAAGCTTGTGATCGCTTTGGTTGTGCCACTGGCAGCGATGTGGAAAATGGAACCAGCTACGAGATGGATCTCCGAGATGGCTACTTCCGGGTTCTCACCACATACAGGAGTCTAGGGATTTCCGTGGAACAGAGAACCTATCCGCACAGGTTCTACAATCGTGCGCTGGTCTACGAAGTGGTGGCTAATAGGCTTGCCAACCGAAACGCAAAGATTAACT CTCCGAAGTACCTAAGGCTCACCCAATTCGCCGGTGACTCCAGTGACGCTTTTGACTTCGTCGTTGTCAACAATGGCAGTTCATCCAGCGGAGATTACCGCACACTTCGAGGACGTACAAAGGTGGTTGAGGACGAGAAGTTCCAACCAGATCCTCAGGAGATCTTTGTACTCTTCAGTGAATCCTTGGAGCAACCGCTCGAACTGCAGTGGCCCACATGGCAGGATCAGTTAACACATAGAGTTATCATTACCATAGACAGGAAAGAAAGTGTGGCACGAAAGGAACTGCAGGATGTGCTGCAGTTGAGCTCCATAAATCTTCTCCAGCAGCACACCCAATCGTGGAACAGTTTTTGGGACAATGAATTCTCCATCGAAATCAAGGGCGATGCTCTGGAACTGTCGCAGATTGTCAATGCTGGTATATTCTACATCGTAAGTTCGCTTCCCTCACTCAGAACCAACCAGAAAAACGAACCCTTCTACGGACTAAGCCCCACTGGTTTGGGGCGTGGCGATCTGGAGGCGGACTACCAGGGGCACAACTTCTGGGACACGGAGATCTGGATGCTGCCGGTGGTCACTCTATTCGGCTTGGATTATGCAAAGGAGGTGCTGGGCTATCGCAGCAGAAAGCTGGAGGCAGCTAAATACCATGCCAATGCCACTGGTTACAAGGGAGCTAg GTTTCCCTGGGAGAGTGCGTACACTGGTGCCGAGGTCACCAATCCCTGTTGTCCCGAGGTGGCCGAACAGGAGATCCACATATCCCCCGATATATCCTTTGCCCTCCAAAGATTTTTCGCCCAATCAAATGATAGTGAATGGACCTGCGATACGGCATGGCCCATAACCGCTGAGGTGGCCGACTTCCTGGTGAGCCGAGCCACCTGTGATGATTCCTCAAACACGTGCCACCTGCTGAACGTAATGGGACCCGATGAGGATCATCCGAATGTTAACGACAATGTGTACACCAATGCAGTGTCCAAAATTGCACTGAATTTTGCCGAGTGGTTGGCCACACATTGTGGTTATGCCAGCACCGAAAGTATCGAGAAATGGCGCAAAGTCAGCGATGGTTTGGTGATTCTACGCGATGAGAGCCTGAACTATCATCCGGAGTATGAGGGCTATGTCCGGAACACCATTATCAAGCAGGCAGACGCCATTCTACTCGGATATCCGTTGAACTTCGATAGAAG CTCCGCACACATCAATGATCTTCGGTTTTACGCAAACGTGACCCGTGAATCTGGTCCCGCAATGACGTGGTCCATGTTCGCAGCCAACTACATACGAAACCTCCAGCTTACTCTGGCCAATGAGTATTTCGAGCGTGGCTACAAGAGCTACGTTCGACCCGAGTTTAAGGTGTGGAGTGAAACGCCCATGGGTTACGATGGGTCCGCGAACTTCCTCACCGGCATTGGTGGTTTCCTGCAAGCTCTGATCTTCGGCTACGGTGGCGTGGATTTTGGGCGAACTGCTGACGACCAGTTTTTGATGTTTATTCACATAACCTTGACGCCGCCAAATGTTAAAGAAGTCTTCATCAACTCTATTCCATACGGGAGTGCAAAGTGTACACTTCGATTTAAAAACAGAGAATCCGAAATTGTGTGTTACGACAGGATTGGTAAGGGCTTTCAGATGGCACAAGGCCAAAAGAGAACAATTCTTGGCAGATCCTTTAACT TGACCCGTCAGAAAGGAGATGCCCCCATCGAGATCAGCTTTTTAAGATAA
- the LOC6527324 gene encoding U4/U6.U5 tri-snRNP-associated protein 1 isoform X2 has protein sequence MGSSSSGKKHKKDKKNRHRSRSPERQRRATEDEDVTLDLTDDSSSRHRHHKHKKHKEHRHKHHKHKERERPNEVISLEESDSDSSDCVEVPVQAQEQAKVRDARESTNRDRERDSGRDRELLREKERERERDRERERDRDREKEREREREKERDREREKERLREREEREREREKERLKEREKERFRERERERERERELTAPPPPQISKHAEYESRREREIERERDARKRSGRERERERNRERSRSQSPPSASRKPATREREPSSRSFSPIPENGAGDVLSITETNKLRAKLGLKPLEVDSGPSKVGPPAGSSSQGESKKPPGEADLSSYKDEWGEFLHKPADNLKEKKEAEKLREKLKQRKEKRFLEERLARIKTLGESDEETDNVSKWVDKNKRVVNEREEAKRKAKELEELDEAFGVSEMLENEKTKARQRAYGDSNLKGLRVDHDMDDFGEGRTVILTLKDQDVLNEEEGDTLVNVNMVDEERYKKNVANKKQNPLSYGYNVYEEQYDELGNPIERSVLEKYDDEMEGQPKKRKNFVIGENMDEEREHRRKLLEIKTKLAGKRLETLEDTNLQLASDTYSAEELAKFKKPKKKVKKLRQKLKAEDLEPLAEAEATGSSNFGSRGGRYRDHEDVEMEEIKPEVKVEVEDDDLERVLAKARKLKQKENIIKKPLPVDFENIQREIKPEPVEDTASGVVLTGVDGNIVLNATAEFCRTLGDIPTYGMAGNRNEDSNDMMDFDKTEQPEELTETHTDEPALSHGTWNSVNPDEVMQPADLDNLGEDLEDRAILDEEPDVGAGVANALRLALSKGYLEKEEKNRPSNTKMAHLQAKNYSIEDKAAGEDDKVGRRDRFHFGPITDFKDKETFKPNVKLDYIDDNGRILNLKEAFRYLSHKFHGKGPGKNKIEKRLKKMEQDGLMKTMSSTDTPLGTLTMLQQKQKETKTAYVVLSGSNKNVPGVSGSAIAKFK, from the exons aTGGGTTCCTCATCGTCTGGAAAGAAGCACAAGAAAGACAAGAAGAATCGCCATCGCTCACGATCGCCGGAGCGTCAGCGCCGCGCAACAGAGGACGAGGATGTCACCCTGGACCTCACCGACGACTCCTCGTCGCGGCACAGACACCACAAGCACAAGAAGCACAAAGAGCACCGCCACAAGCACCACAAACACAAGGAGCGCGAGCGTCCGAACGAGGTCATCTCGCTGGAGGAATCGGACTCAGATA GTTCCGACTGCGTGGAGGTGCCGGTGCAGGCGCAGGAGCAGGCCAAGGTGAGGGACGCCAGAGAATCCACCAATCGTGACAGGGAACGGGATTCTGGAAGGGATCGTGAACTTTTAAGGGAAAAGGAGCGTGAACGTGAGCGGGATCGTGAGCGGGAACGGGATAGGGATCGGGAAAAGGAGCGCGAAAGGGAACGGGAGAAGGAGCGCGATAGGGAACGCGAAAAGGAGCGTCTCAGGGAGCGGGAGGAGCGCGAAAGAGAGCGTGAGAAGGAACGTCTCAAAGAACGCGAGAAAGAACGCTTTAGGGAGCGTGAAAGGGAACGTGAACGAGAACGGGAGCTCAcagctccaccaccaccccaaATCTCCAAGCATGCCGAATATGAGTCTAGGCGAGAGCGCGAGATTGAACGGGAACGGGATGCCCGCAAACGATCAGGCAGAGAACGTGAAAGGGAACGCAATCGGGAACGCTCCCGATCCCAGTCGCCACCATCGGCGTCGCGTAAGCCAGCCACTAGAGAACGCGAGCCCTCCTCCCGATCCTTCTCGCCCATACCCGAAAACGGAGCTGGCGATGTCCTGTCCATTACGGAGACGAATAAGCTTCGCGCCAAGCTGGGTCTGAAGCCACTCGAAGTTGATAGTGGTCCGAGCAAGGTAGGTCCTCCTGCTGGAAGCAGTAGTCAAGGCGAGAGCAAGAAACCCCCGGGCGAGGCCGATCTCTCCTCGTACAAAGATGAGTGGGGCGAGTTCTTGCACAAGCCGGCCGACAACCTGAAGGAGAAAAAGGAAGCAGAGAAGCTGCGCGAGAAACTCAAACAGCGCAAGGAGAAACGTTTCTTAGAGGAACGCCTGGCTCGCATCAAAACACTGGGAGAGTCTGATGAGGAAACTGACAATGTGTCCAAGTGGGTGGACAAGAACAAGCGGGTCGTCAACGAACGCGAAGAGGCGAAGCGTAAG GCCAAAGAGTTGGAGGAATTGGATGAGGCCTTTGGTGTTTCGGAGATGCTTGAGAATGAGAAAACCAAAGCCCGTCAGCGGGCATATGGCGATAGCAATCTAAAGGGTCTGCGTGTGGATCATGATATGGATGATTTCGGCGAAGGACGCACTGTTATTCTAACACTTAAGGATCAAGATGTGCTTAACGAGGAGGAAGGCGACACTCTAGTCAATGTTAACATGGTCGACGAAGAGCGCTACAAGAAGAATGTTGCCAATAAGAAACAGAATCCGCTCAGTTATGGTTACAACGTTTACGAGGAGCAATACGATGAATTGGGCAATCCAATTGAACGGTCAGTGCTGGAAAAGTACGATGATGAAATGGAGGGACAGCCGAAAAAGCGCAAGAACTTTGTGATTGGTGAGAATATGGACGAGGAGCGGGAGCACAGACGTAAGCTCCTGgaaattaaaaccaaattagCCGGCAAGCGTTTGGAAACCTTGGAGGACACCAATCTGCAGCTGGCATCTGACACCTATAGTGCAGAAGAGTTGGCCAA atttaaaaagccaaagaaaaaggTTAAGAAACTTCGGCAGAAACTAAAAGCCGAGGATCTTGAGCCTTTGGCAGAGGCTGAAGCAACAGGTTCTTCAAACTTTGGTAGTCGCGGAGGACGTTATCGCGATCACGAGGATGTGGAAATGGAAGAGATTAAACCTGAAGTTAAAGTAGAAGTAGAGGATGATGATTTGGAACGCGTTCTTGCCAAGGCTCGcaaactaaaacaaaaggaGAATATCATCAAGAAGCCTTTGCCCGTCGACTTTGAAAATATTCAGCGGGAGATAAAACCCGAACCTGTGGAGGACACCGCTTCAGGTGTGGTCCTTACCGGCGTCGATGGCAACATTGTATTGAACGCCACAGCTGAGTTTTGCCGAACTCTTGGCGACATTCCCACGTACGGTATGGCGGGCAACCGTAATGAGGACTCCAACGACATGATGGACTTTGACAAGACCGAACAGCCGGAGGAGCTCACAGAAACGCATACCGATGAGCCTGCCCTGAGTCACGGCACCTGGAATTCGGTCAATCCCGATGAAGTCATGCAGCCCGCCGATTTAGATAATCTGGGTGAAGACCTGGAGGATCGTGCCATTCTAGACGAGGAACCCGACGTGGGAGCTGGTGTAGCGAATGCTTTGCGACTGGCCCTTTCAAAGGGATACCTTGAAAAGGAGGAAAAGAACAGGCCTAGCAACACAAAAATGGCCCATCTGCAGGCCAAGAACTATTCCATTGAGGATAAAGCGGCTGG TGAGGACGACAAGGTTGGCCGTCGTGATCGCTTCCACTTTGGACCGATTACAGACTTTAAGGACAAGGAGACCTTCAAGCCCAATGTCAAGTTGGATTATATCGATGACAATGGCCGCATATTGAACCTCAAAGAGGCTTTCCGGTACCTGTCACATAAGTTCCATGGCAAGGGTCCCGGCAAGAACAAGATCGAGAAGCGTCTCAAGAAAATGGAGCAGGATGGG cTAATGAAAACCATGAGTTCGACAGATACACCTTTGGGAACTCTGACCATGTtgcagcagaagcaaaaggAGACAAAGACCGCTTACGTGGTGctcagtggcagcaacaaaaatgtgCCCGGTGTCAGTGGCTCCGCAATAGCCAAATTCAAGTAG
- the LOC6527324 gene encoding U4/U6.U5 tri-snRNP-associated protein 1 isoform X1, protein MGSSSSGKKHKKDKKNRHRSRSPERQRRATEDEDVTLDLTDDSSSRHRHHKHKKHKEHRHKHHKHKERERPNEVISLEESDSDSSDCVEVPVQAQEQAKVRDARESTNRDRERDSGRDRELLREKERERERDRERERDRDREKEREREREKERDREREKERLREREEREREREKERLKEREKERFRERERERERERELTAPPPPQISKHAEYESRREREIERERDARKRSGRERERERNRERSRSQSPPSASRKPATREREPSSRSFSPIPENGAGDVLSITETNKLRAKLGLKPLEVDSGPSKVGPPAGSSSQGESKKPPGEADLSSYKDEWGEFLHKPADNLKEKKEAEKLREKLKQRKEKRFLEERLARIKTLGESDEETDNVSKWVDKNKRVVNEREEAKRKAKELEELDEAFGVSEMLENEKTKARQRAYGDSNLKGLRVDHDMDDFGEGRTVILTLKDQDVLNEEEGDTLVNVNMVDEERYKKNVANKKQNPLSYGYNVYEEQYDELGNPIERSVLEKYDDEMEGQPKKRKNFVIGENMDEEREHRRKLLEIKTKLAGKRLETLEDTNLQLASDTYSAEELAKFKKPKKKVKKLRQKLKAEDLEPLAEAEATGSSNFGSRGGRYRDHEDVEMEEIKPEVKVEVEDDDLERVLAKARKLKQKENIIKKPLPVDFENIQREIKPEPVEDTASGVVLTGVDGNIVLNATAEFCRTLGDIPTYGMAGNRNEDSNDMMDFDKTEQPEELTETHTDEPALSHGTWNSVNPDEVMQPADLDNLGEDLEDRAILDEEPDVGAGVANALRLALSKGYLEKEEKNRPSNTKMAHLQAKNYSIEDKAAGEDDKVGRRDRFHFGPITDFKDKETFKPNVKLDYIDDNGRILNLKEAFRYLSHKFHGKGPGKNKIEKRLKKMEQDGWEICLFQLMKTMSSTDTPLGTLTMLQQKQKETKTAYVVLSGSNKNVPGVSGSAIAKFK, encoded by the exons aTGGGTTCCTCATCGTCTGGAAAGAAGCACAAGAAAGACAAGAAGAATCGCCATCGCTCACGATCGCCGGAGCGTCAGCGCCGCGCAACAGAGGACGAGGATGTCACCCTGGACCTCACCGACGACTCCTCGTCGCGGCACAGACACCACAAGCACAAGAAGCACAAAGAGCACCGCCACAAGCACCACAAACACAAGGAGCGCGAGCGTCCGAACGAGGTCATCTCGCTGGAGGAATCGGACTCAGATA GTTCCGACTGCGTGGAGGTGCCGGTGCAGGCGCAGGAGCAGGCCAAGGTGAGGGACGCCAGAGAATCCACCAATCGTGACAGGGAACGGGATTCTGGAAGGGATCGTGAACTTTTAAGGGAAAAGGAGCGTGAACGTGAGCGGGATCGTGAGCGGGAACGGGATAGGGATCGGGAAAAGGAGCGCGAAAGGGAACGGGAGAAGGAGCGCGATAGGGAACGCGAAAAGGAGCGTCTCAGGGAGCGGGAGGAGCGCGAAAGAGAGCGTGAGAAGGAACGTCTCAAAGAACGCGAGAAAGAACGCTTTAGGGAGCGTGAAAGGGAACGTGAACGAGAACGGGAGCTCAcagctccaccaccaccccaaATCTCCAAGCATGCCGAATATGAGTCTAGGCGAGAGCGCGAGATTGAACGGGAACGGGATGCCCGCAAACGATCAGGCAGAGAACGTGAAAGGGAACGCAATCGGGAACGCTCCCGATCCCAGTCGCCACCATCGGCGTCGCGTAAGCCAGCCACTAGAGAACGCGAGCCCTCCTCCCGATCCTTCTCGCCCATACCCGAAAACGGAGCTGGCGATGTCCTGTCCATTACGGAGACGAATAAGCTTCGCGCCAAGCTGGGTCTGAAGCCACTCGAAGTTGATAGTGGTCCGAGCAAGGTAGGTCCTCCTGCTGGAAGCAGTAGTCAAGGCGAGAGCAAGAAACCCCCGGGCGAGGCCGATCTCTCCTCGTACAAAGATGAGTGGGGCGAGTTCTTGCACAAGCCGGCCGACAACCTGAAGGAGAAAAAGGAAGCAGAGAAGCTGCGCGAGAAACTCAAACAGCGCAAGGAGAAACGTTTCTTAGAGGAACGCCTGGCTCGCATCAAAACACTGGGAGAGTCTGATGAGGAAACTGACAATGTGTCCAAGTGGGTGGACAAGAACAAGCGGGTCGTCAACGAACGCGAAGAGGCGAAGCGTAAG GCCAAAGAGTTGGAGGAATTGGATGAGGCCTTTGGTGTTTCGGAGATGCTTGAGAATGAGAAAACCAAAGCCCGTCAGCGGGCATATGGCGATAGCAATCTAAAGGGTCTGCGTGTGGATCATGATATGGATGATTTCGGCGAAGGACGCACTGTTATTCTAACACTTAAGGATCAAGATGTGCTTAACGAGGAGGAAGGCGACACTCTAGTCAATGTTAACATGGTCGACGAAGAGCGCTACAAGAAGAATGTTGCCAATAAGAAACAGAATCCGCTCAGTTATGGTTACAACGTTTACGAGGAGCAATACGATGAATTGGGCAATCCAATTGAACGGTCAGTGCTGGAAAAGTACGATGATGAAATGGAGGGACAGCCGAAAAAGCGCAAGAACTTTGTGATTGGTGAGAATATGGACGAGGAGCGGGAGCACAGACGTAAGCTCCTGgaaattaaaaccaaattagCCGGCAAGCGTTTGGAAACCTTGGAGGACACCAATCTGCAGCTGGCATCTGACACCTATAGTGCAGAAGAGTTGGCCAA atttaaaaagccaaagaaaaaggTTAAGAAACTTCGGCAGAAACTAAAAGCCGAGGATCTTGAGCCTTTGGCAGAGGCTGAAGCAACAGGTTCTTCAAACTTTGGTAGTCGCGGAGGACGTTATCGCGATCACGAGGATGTGGAAATGGAAGAGATTAAACCTGAAGTTAAAGTAGAAGTAGAGGATGATGATTTGGAACGCGTTCTTGCCAAGGCTCGcaaactaaaacaaaaggaGAATATCATCAAGAAGCCTTTGCCCGTCGACTTTGAAAATATTCAGCGGGAGATAAAACCCGAACCTGTGGAGGACACCGCTTCAGGTGTGGTCCTTACCGGCGTCGATGGCAACATTGTATTGAACGCCACAGCTGAGTTTTGCCGAACTCTTGGCGACATTCCCACGTACGGTATGGCGGGCAACCGTAATGAGGACTCCAACGACATGATGGACTTTGACAAGACCGAACAGCCGGAGGAGCTCACAGAAACGCATACCGATGAGCCTGCCCTGAGTCACGGCACCTGGAATTCGGTCAATCCCGATGAAGTCATGCAGCCCGCCGATTTAGATAATCTGGGTGAAGACCTGGAGGATCGTGCCATTCTAGACGAGGAACCCGACGTGGGAGCTGGTGTAGCGAATGCTTTGCGACTGGCCCTTTCAAAGGGATACCTTGAAAAGGAGGAAAAGAACAGGCCTAGCAACACAAAAATGGCCCATCTGCAGGCCAAGAACTATTCCATTGAGGATAAAGCGGCTGG TGAGGACGACAAGGTTGGCCGTCGTGATCGCTTCCACTTTGGACCGATTACAGACTTTAAGGACAAGGAGACCTTCAAGCCCAATGTCAAGTTGGATTATATCGATGACAATGGCCGCATATTGAACCTCAAAGAGGCTTTCCGGTACCTGTCACATAAGTTCCATGGCAAGGGTCCCGGCAAGAACAAGATCGAGAAGCGTCTCAAGAAAATGGAGCAGGATGGG tgggaaatttgtttatttcagcTAATGAAAACCATGAGTTCGACAGATACACCTTTGGGAACTCTGACCATGTtgcagcagaagcaaaaggAGACAAAGACCGCTTACGTGGTGctcagtggcagcaacaaaaatgtgCCCGGTGTCAGTGGCTCCGCAATAGCCAAATTCAAGTAG
- the LOC6527324 gene encoding glutamic acid-rich protein isoform X3, whose amino-acid sequence MGSSSSGKKHKKDKKNRHRSRSPERQRRATEDEDVTLDLTDDSSSRHRHHKHKKHKEHRHKHHKHKERERPNEVISLEESDSDSVPLLEQIVPTAWRCRCRRRSRPR is encoded by the exons aTGGGTTCCTCATCGTCTGGAAAGAAGCACAAGAAAGACAAGAAGAATCGCCATCGCTCACGATCGCCGGAGCGTCAGCGCCGCGCAACAGAGGACGAGGATGTCACCCTGGACCTCACCGACGACTCCTCGTCGCGGCACAGACACCACAAGCACAAGAAGCACAAAGAGCACCGCCACAAGCACCACAAACACAAGGAGCGCGAGCGTCCGAACGAGGTCATCTCGCTGGAGGAATCGGACTCAGATA GTGTCCCGCTGCTGGAGCAGATT GTTCCGACTGCGTGGAGGTGCCGGTGCAGGCGCAGGAGCAGGCCAAGGTGA
- the LOC6527325 gene encoding uncharacterized protein LOC6527325: MEIKKSKKSKNDKKSKSPKESSVSLKLTALHRKQKEVARVLTLKQEILLKSAISYLEYQEIRAEIERLNGLKELFSRRADKLKQQDK; encoded by the exons ATGGAAATTAAA AAGtccaaaaaatcgaaaaacgaCAAGAAGTCCAAATCGCCCAAGGAATCGTCCGTTTCTCTTAAACTTACCGCTTTGCATCGAAAGCAAAAGGAAGTCGCCCGCGTGCTCACTCTAAAACAGGAGATATTGCTGAAATCGGCAATATCCTATCTGGAATATCAGGAGATTCGGGCAGAAATCGAGCGACTTAACGGCTTGAAGGAGTTGTTTTCACGCCGCGCTGATAAGCTAAAACAGCAGGACAAATAG
- the LOC6527326 gene encoding mitochondrial cardiolipin hydrolase gives MLNTHLIMEQIRYHPIVATISIAVGTVLASEVIWKVVQYFRSKREKANRVHEVVVFNELGEICAAQHLWNTRPGSQEPEAAHCRNTHCTLRNVGKIAEQIDRAVYSIDLAIYTFTSFSLADALKRALQRDVSIRIISDGEMVFSSGSQITMLARLGVPVRVPITTYMMHNKFCIIDGVERVEEIRQLRKRKWMRPCYSIAVSGSVNWTRQGLGGNWENCIITADEKLTAMFQAEFNRMWKAFEKTEASLIQPK, from the coding sequence atgttaaatacaCACTTAATTATGGAACAGATTCGATACCATCCCATTGTGGCCACCATAAGCATTGCCGTCGGCACTGTCCTGGCATCCGAGGTGATATGGAAGGTGGTCCAGTACTTTCGGAGCAAACGAGAGAAGGCAAACCGCGTGCACGAAGTTGTCGTCTTCAATGAACTGGGCGAGATCTGTGCGGCGCAGCATCTGTGGAACACCAGGCCCGGATCCCAGGAGCCGGAGGCGGCCCACTGCAGGAATACGCATTGTACGCTGCGGAACGTGGGCAAGATCGCGGAACAGATCGATAGGGCTGTGTACTCGATTGACCTGGCCATCTACACCTTCACCTCGTTTTCTTTGGCGGACGCACTTAAGCGGGCCCTGCAGCGCGATGTCAGTATCCGGATCATCAGCGACGGGGAGATGGTCTTCTCCAGTGGCTCTCAAATAACTATGCTGGCGCGCTTGGGAGTTCCGGTACGCGTGCCCATTACCACGTACATGATGCACAACAAATTCTGCATAATCGACGGGGTGGAGCGCGTGGAGGAGATCCGTCAGCTTAGGAAGCGCAAGTGGATGCGTCCGTGCTATAGCATCGCAGTCAGCGGCTCCGTCAATTGGACGCGTCAGGGACTGGGAGGCAATTGGGAGAACTGCATTATCACCGCGGATGAGAAACTTACAGCCATGTTTCAGGCGGAATTCAATCGCATGTGGAAGGCTTTTGAGAAGACGGAGGCGAGCCTAATCCAGCccaaatag
- the LOC6527327 gene encoding augmin complex subunit dgt2, giving the protein MDDPSATLLPGEPKDLLAARDAELKKVLKLKLVLDELRRLDVGPNPSTEIKRALKLVSIGSYGRLGEIEGAGQEQVLGLQSGSSVPPLNYTDRKTVRNKLSAQLRATLQPIAELCDRIRDEFPDAFSQEADLSGEQKEILRLEEEHRSSLEKLVGLLTRKCALLKETAELKLGPQLANELKLQQAQAQLVQTKAEVLRGYFVHDAASRTENSVKAHKEVEVHLNELLAAKK; this is encoded by the exons ATGGATGATCCATCCGCCACGCTTTTGCCCGGAGAACCGAAAGATTTGCTGGCGGCGCGAGATGCGGAGCTGAAGAAGGTGCTCAAGCTGAAGCTAGTGCTGGACGAGCTGCGACGCCTGGATGTGGGGCCAAATCCGAGTACGGAAATCAAAAGAGCCCTCAAATTGGTTTCCATTGGAAGCTATGGGCGACTTGGCGAGATCGAGGGAGCTGGTCAGGAGCAAGTGCTTG GTCTTCAGAGTGGCAGTAGTGTTCCGCCTTTGAATTACACGGATCGCAAGACGGTGCGCAACAAATTATCCGCTCAACTACGTGCAACTTTGCAACCCATTGCCGAATTGTGTGACAGAATACGCGACGAGTTTCCAGATGCCTTTAGCCAGGAGGCGGATTTAAGTGGAGAACAAAAAGAGATTCTGCGCCTGGAGGAAGAGCATCGCAGCAGTCTGGAGAAATTGGTTGGGCTCCTCACTCGTAAGTGCGCCCTTCTTAAGGAGACCGCCGAATTGAAATTGGGGCCGCAATTGGCAAACGAACTGAAATTGCAACAGGCGCAGGCGCAACTCgtgcaaacaaaagcagaagtcCTGCGCGGTTATTTTGTGCATGACGCGGCCTCTCGCACAGAAAATAGCGTTAAGGCACACAAGGAGGTGGAGGTGCACTTGAACGAGCTTCTCGCCgccaagaaataa